Within the Cryptococcus neoformans var. neoformans B-3501A chromosome 1, whole genome shotgun sequence genome, the region GCAGATGCGGCAGGCAGCAGGCTAGATATGGGCGGGAGGGTGATGGAGGAACGGCGGGTGTGTTGGGGACGGTGGGAGGCATCTGCCAACGCTGCGTCTGCAAGGGAGTGCAGGCTGACTgtcgtcctcctccgtccGGCTGCCGGCGGGGGGGGCTGCTCCGTGGCACCTGGGGCGGCTGACAGCGGGGATGCCGGAGGGTCAATAGCCTGAGAGAGCATCACGTGCTTGGCGGGTGTGTTAGTAAGGAGCGAAGGGCGGCGGTCGAACAGCGACGTTCCCCGTCCTCTTATAGCACCGCCCCCATCCCCATTGACGCCCGCTTGCATAAGAACACTTCCTCTCTGATGCGCGATCGTGATCCTGATGCTGCATGCCGCTGCCCATCACTGATCCCCGCCTAGTTTCTCCAGGGCCGCCACCCACTCCTTTCCTCTCGTGTCTCGCCTCGTCGTCAGGCAGCTTCTTTCTGCCGCTTCCCATTCCCCGTCCGCACACCGGGCCCCTTGTCGACGATCCTTCCTATCTGCGCGCGTCCCAACCCATGTATGCCGTGGTTCTTTTCGTTTTGTCTGGTTCGCATCACTACCGCCCGCCAGTGTCAAGGGACACTCTGGAATCAGGGTCCGTAACTTCCGAAAGGACCCTTCCGGCACTAGCATCTAGCGTCATCTTGTCTTATTTACGCCCTCGGTGAGACCAGCCAGGCGTCCGAGTAGAGCTGTCAATCGATCATCGGCCACGGGGGGAAGGTAGCAAATGCAGGAAAGCTGGCTCGACTGTCAAGCTGGCGAAAgccagatgatgataggTGAAGGCGAACATAAAGGGTGAAGAGAGCGTCAGCCACACGTCACATGACTACTCACAAACTGATGCCGCATTGTATATCTCATCCCGCCTCGATCCTTGCAGTGTCAGCATCACACAACCAGCTTTTACTTTTGTAAATTTGTAAACTCTGCTACCTGTTGGGCCATAAGCTTCTACCCCAGCACTCTCGAAATCTCCGATCCGCACGTTTCGCATCAACCATACGCAATCAAGCCATCAACAGGCCTTTTCGTTCGTCGTTCATTACTCGTTGGTCTGTGTTTTTGTTCGTTCGGGCCTCTGCACATTTCTTTGGGACCGGCGCACGCAACGGATCCCCCACCCGAGACATCACTGATCCCCCACCCTTTAGAAAAGTCTGAGCGGACCCCTGTCCATGTTCCAGAGTCGACAGATGACACGGCCGGTCAGCGATAAGGATGTTGGACGTTGGGCTTTAGGAAAGGGCGCGTTGCAAGTGATGATTGCTCAGGGATGAGACATGCGCGTTTCAGACAGGTGTTTATACAGCTGCCACAATGACTCTGACAAGACAACGAGAAGCCAGTCTCGAGAGGCTGAACCAGGCTCCGGTATGTCACTGACGGAGATCTGACCCCTATTCCGATCAATTACCATGACGCAATGACTTGTCGCGTCGTGGAGTATTATTGACGCGAAGTCCAGTCATCCACTCGCTCACACAGGGTCCGTCTGTCGGTATAAACGCCACCTTCAGCGTTCAACCATCCGCCTTCTCTTGATTCTCCCACAGACATCATGCCCCCTTCAAAACGTTCAAAGCGCGCGGTTTCTGACGAAGCTTCTGACGAGGTACGTACATTATCAGCCCATTTGCGATACATCCGTCCGTGAAACTCGACAACCAACCGTAATTCCACAAATCGCCCACTCCGTTCAACTTTTCCCGGTGTCGCATTCCGCGCATAGTCctaaaagaaaaagggctGCCCCCGAAGAAGCGCTTGCAAATGGTGGACTATTACATTTGGCAAGATCGCTGACGGAAGGAACCAGTCCCGAGAAGAGAAGCCCGCAATTATCTCTGAGCCCAAGGCCAAAGTAAGTGCATACACTGTCAAGAGGCGTGAATATCGGAAAGGCTCAAGGAGGACCAAAACCTGATTTCGGGGGGGTAACTAGAAAGCAAAAGCTTCAGAGCTTACCGAATCGTCCGGAGAAGGCGCTGAAATCGAAaagaatgatgatggcgaagaaTTCTTCAAGGTACGTTTCGATGCTGCCTGCGCACTCTACTATCAGCGCAGCTTTACATCTCGAGTCATGCAATGGCTTTGCGTCGGGATTGCGTGTCTAACGCCTCTCACCCTTTCTGCTAGCTTTCAGAGTATCGACGCCTCACCGTTCGCACATTCAAGGGCAAAACGCTCGTTGACATCCGAGAGATGTACAAGGACAAGTCGTCTGGAGCACTCAAGCCCGGATCCAAAGGTATCAGCCTGACCGCAGAGCAGGTTCGTGTTTgttttgcctttgccttttccaCTCAATGATTCCATCATGTCTGCATTGCTGACCCGTGTGAGATAGTGGGAGATACTGAGGAATAATATCCAAAatgtggatgagatggtCAAAAAGGTCCAAAAgtgaaagaaaaggcagTTGTCTTGTTACATTGTTGTCCAATATGTAAAAGTATAATCGTCTTGTAGCAGATTTCACGCCCCAAGACAGACTATCTGTCCCGTTTTATATCCCTGGCTGACAATACTCGTCTCTTTCCAGTGTTATCTTACTCTCACCTTTTTTCACCTTGAACCTGATCCCTAATCATCTTTTGGTGATCATTTTCCACATGATAATGTGGCTTGAGATCCTGCTTAGATGATCTGAAACGATAAGGATTCAGGGCGGGGCATTATTGTATTCTGTGCTTTATGACGCAGTGTTGTGCAAAGTACGAGTGATGACAAACAGGGAGGGAAGACCATGGCACAGGTCGGGGATGGCATCAAAGGCAGGTCTGCTGCTTCACTCAAGTAGATGGTCACCCCTCTATAACTTACAGCTGCTTTAAAGCGTGTTCTTTTGCACTCGGTCGCCTTGTACGaccaaaagaaaacagaGTCAACGCAAGCCACAATGTTATACTGAATGGTCGTCCGGCCACCGACAGTCTATCGGCCTTACCCACTACAGTGCGTGCAGAGACAGCGACTTTTGCATACATACAATCATTACGCCAATAAACAAATAACCTTGCGTACTTTACATGGCCAGCAATGCGAATATATTCTATCTTTCAGAATCAAGCCCTTTTTTCCCCACACCAGATGTCGACTTGAAACACAGTTTCCCCCGGCTCACATCTCAGTCCCAAGACAGTTCATGTCAATGCTACATGCAAAGGACAGTCATCTCCTGTGAGATGGAGGACCAATCGCCATTCCTCCTCGCATTCGTCTACAGGTAATGAATTCAGCATTTTTGTAAATAATTTCAATTTTATCCAAAGAAAGGGATAAAAGGAATGCTCACGTTCACCACGATGATTCTCTGATCATCAATCATTATACCATTTGCCCATCCTCCATATTCTCTCCACACTTCACGGTAAGGTAATTCGCTCCgcacatcctcctcaaaaATAGATTTCTTTGACAAAATAGTAGGGCTAGTGACGACTCGAGACTTccacccttttccttcagtGAAGGGAGGGACAAATGTCTCACCACAGACAGTCCGTCTACGAGGAGGATCAACATCATCCGATTCAGGGTAAGGTTCTTGACGAGAAAGTTCTTTGGATATAGTGTATGGGTTGAAGTCGTATAGAAGGATGTGCGATTTTTCGGGCCGGTATGGGTAATGCCCATCGAGGGTCGGCTGGTCGTCTTCTGGTGGTTCATCGAGATCGTATTCTGCAAATGGCGACTTGTCTTCCGACAAAATGGAGATGTATCGGTAGCCCGAGCATGAGCAAACCTTGAAGTTGCCCTGTCAGTCTCACATGATAAAAAAAActtaaaaaaaaaaacttacCCAGCTACGGATAGTCATTAT harbors:
- a CDS encoding hypothetical protein (Similar to gi|6755364|ref|NP_035424.1| RNA polymerase II transcriptional coactivator [Mus musculus], FASTA scores: opt: 249, E(): 8.6e-10, (38.889% identity (73.148% similar) in 108 aa overlap (5-112:26-127)); HMMPfam hit to PC4, Transcriptional Coactivator p15 (PC4), score: 106.5, E(): 6.6e-29), whose amino-acid sequence is MPPSKRSKRAVSDEASDEIADGRNQSREEKPAIISEPKAKNDDGEEFFKLSEYRRLTVRTFKGKTLVDIREMYKDKSSGALKPGSKGISLTAEQWEILRNNIQNVDEMVKKVQK